The DNA region TCCATACTTGAACCTTATAGGGACCCTTCCTTGATTCTGTTTCCTGAGAACTACCCACATTCTTACCagctatatatgtatttataaataataattgtCATTATGAGGAGGTACTTTAAAACTTTGATTAAACAATAGTACCTATGGTCCTGAGGAAAAgtcaggctggaggtatgacccaagtagtagagcacaagcctgtGAGCACACAAGCCAAGGGAGCTCCATGTCCTAAGGTCAAGCCCTTTATctgcaaaagaaacagaaaaaaatgctcagggcatttgtcatttttcaaaaatttctgcctggagtggggtTGCATGCCGATCAAGCCAGCATTTGGGAGAGAGGTAGAAAAGGTTAGCATTGTTTCTTGACATGGTCTAGTCCAAAGTTTTCGACCTTTGCTGTGTGAAGGAAGTCATGCAGGATACTCTTCTAAAAACAGTTTTATTGAGATATTATTTACATGCCTTCAGTGTACATGCTGAACAggtagttttctgttttgttttgttctgagacAAGGTTTCTCTATTTAGTCTGGGATGGTCTTGAACTCACTGTGGAGCCCAAGCTGTCTTctaacttgagatcctcctgacTCAGATTCCAGGCAAATGTCATCACTGCCTTTGGCTCTCCCCCATCCCCATACTGGGGCTTCAAGACCTCACATTCACATGGCTTACTTACTcatgcctagtgctctaccacttaagtcacttTTCTAACTTCTCTGggtttgaaaataaaacagtCTTTGCTATGTTTACAGAGCATACTGCATTAGTTTGCTAGGGTTGCCATAGCAAAATACAATAGACTGGGCGACTGaagcaacaaaaatatattttctcacagttctggaggctagagGTTTGAAATCAAGGTAGCATCAGGGTTGGTCTCTTctgatttttctcctttccttttttctttgtgtgcctaTATTGGGGTCAAACTTAGAGcttgggctctgttccttagcctttttattcaaggctagtgctctactacttgagccatagctccacttctggctttttggtggttaactggagataagaatctcacagactttttttcacCAAGATGGTGCCAAAAGCGAAGAAGGGAGCTCTGGCCCCTCCTAAAGCCGAAGCCAAGGAAAAGGCTTTGAAGGCCCAGAAGGCAGTGCTGAAAGGTGTCCACAGCCACAAAAAGAAGATACACACTTTACCCACCTTCTGGCGGCCCAAGAAGCTGCAGCTCCGGAGACAGCCCAAATATCCTCAGAAGAGTGCCCCGAGGAGAAACAAGCTTGATCACTATGCTATCATCAAGTTCCCCCTGACCACTGAGTCAGCCATGAAGAAGACAGAAGACAACAACACACTTGTGTTCATTGAGGATGTCAAGGCCAACAAGCATCAGATCAAACAGGCCGTGAAGAAGCTCTATGACATTGATGTAGCTAAGGTCAATACCCTGATCAGACCtgatggagagaagaaagcataTGTTCGACTGGATCCTGATTATGATGCCTTAGATGTTGCCAACAAAATTGGAATCATCTGAACTGAGTCCAGCTGgctaattataaatatacattttttccaccaaaaaaaaaaaaagaatctcacagactttcctgtcagggctggcttccaacctctatccttagatctcagcctcctgaatagctaggattacagggctgagccactgatacccagctttcttctcatttcctttagtcttcttgCTATGTGTTCATATGGTTGTCCCTCTGTATACTGCCTcacctattctctctctctctctttctctgtcccctATTGTATTCTAGTGTGGATTCCAGCCCCACCTACATTCCCCTCAATTCATCCTGTCACCTTAATTATCTGTATATGACCCTATTTCAAAGTACAGTCAGATTGTGAGGTACTTACACACATATGAACCTAGGATGTGAGGAGGGACACAGTTTAGCAgtactagagatttttttttatagttctagagattgaactcagagctttgtgcttggtAGGCAAGAGCTGAACCACTTGAAGAGAAACtgatgccaggcactgatggcacacacctgtaatcctagttattcaggagactgagatttgaggcaggattcgaagccagccaaggcagacaaattgGAGAACCTATTTCCCATTAattagtaaaaagctggaagaattgtggctccaatggcagagtaccagtgtgaagccctgagttcaaggccctgtacccggacacacacacacacacacacacacacacacacacacacacacacacacaatgtatattCTGTGTCAGCCTTGATGGCATggacctataatcttagcactttGCAGACTGAGACAGAATTGTGAATTTGAGTCCAGCCTGGTCTATATAGAAAAAATgtctagctgtgtgctggtggctcaagcctgtaaccctcactactcaggaggctgaatctgaggatcagagttcaaagccagtccaggcaggagagttcctgagactattatttccatctaatcaccaaaaaccagaagtggagctatggctcaagtggtagagctctcaccttgagcaaaatgtcttttgataaatgaaaaagaaaaaagaaaaagaaaaaaagctcagggacagtactcaggcaccAGTTCAAGCCTCGGGAACAGCACACACAATTATTCTGCGGTCGTGTAAGGTAGCTGTTAGGACGCGGTTTAAAATGCAGATTGCTTTATGATGTGCTTCCTGGGTTTTATGTGTAGAATGTTTACACCTCTATCTCGCGCAGTAGCCATAGGAATCCAGCAGTCCTGTTCTCCAGTGTCGTCCACATCTCGTTTCCTTTGATTCAATTAC from Perognathus longimembris pacificus isolate PPM17 chromosome 28, ASM2315922v1, whole genome shotgun sequence includes:
- the LOC125343601 gene encoding 60S ribosomal protein L23a-like; this translates as MVPKAKKGALAPPKAEAKEKALKAQKAVLKGVHSHKKKIHTLPTFWRPKKLQLRRQPKYPQKSAPRRNKLDHYAIIKFPLTTESAMKKTEDNNTLVFIEDVKANKHQIKQAVKKLYDIDVAKVNTLIRPDGEKKAYVRLDPDYDALDVANKIGII